From Wolbachia endosymbiont (group A) of Longitarsus flavicornis, the proteins below share one genomic window:
- a CDS encoding DUF4815 domain-containing protein: MTLNSYYNRFNPDKEYEKSLFLAGRGLQSAELNETQEYALSKLKGIGDAIFRDGDVITGSNCIIDRETGKVTLESGKIYLRGAVRKVEKEEFIIPLSTTVRIGVYYVESTITELEDENLRDPAVGTRNYQEVGAARLKVSTIWGYQVESVTVNSTNGEFYPIYNIENGVLIEHSPPPQANIVTTALARYDKEANGSYVVNGLEVMFLQKEEGEEGVKKGKKEIFVINEGKAHVDGYEIELHHSIRVSFDEDPDIKSVESEPHTFQPNSQRVMELKVNDFPISEIKKVDITVQKTITITHGSYSGAVDPIPDSAVLEIIQIKQGNVIYENSVDYKLNAGNVDWSLPGKEPAPGSSYQITYRCRTHVSPEDISEEGCKVKGAVDNSLVLIDYTWKMPRFDLITIDSKGVVRRIKGISHSWRPSMPQAPSGQLLLCYIHQTWKNGEKEGVKIVNNAIHAVPMNELEAMKKGINDLYALVAQERLRSDANSREPTTKKGVFVDPFFDDDMRDQGISQSAAIVNRELVLPIDVEVADIEKGGERYLLPYELEPVLEQLLQTKGEKINPYQAFDPVPAQITLNKNIDHWTEVKTNWKSPVTRVFNVKETTELLSSTSYETEFMREAVQNFEIEGFEPDEKLKEIKFDGISIIPMA, from the coding sequence ATGACCTTAAATAGTTATTATAACCGCTTTAATCCTGACAAAGAATATGAGAAAAGCTTATTTCTTGCAGGAAGAGGTTTACAGTCTGCAGAATTAAATGAAACTCAGGAGTATGCTCTTTCTAAGCTTAAAGGTATAGGTGATGCAATATTTCGTGATGGTGATGTTATAACAGGAAGCAATTGTATTATAGATAGAGAAACTGGTAAAGTTACGCTTGAATCAGGAAAAATCTATCTTCGTGGAGCAGTTAGAAAAGTCGAAAAAGAAGAATTTATTATTCCACTGAGTACCACAGTGCGTATAGGTGTTTATTACGTAGAATCTACCATTACAGAACTTGAGGACGAAAATCTTCGTGATCCTGCTGTTGGTACAAGAAACTATCAGGAAGTAGGAGCTGCAAGGCTTAAAGTTTCCACCATTTGGGGATACCAAGTAGAAAGTGTTACTGTTAACTCTACAAATGGCGAATTTTACCCAATTTACAATATTGAAAATGGAGTATTAATAGAACATTCACCACCTCCACAAGCAAACATAGTAACTACTGCTCTTGCTCGTTATGACAAAGAAGCAAATGGTTCCTACGTTGTAAATGGTCTTGAAGTAATGTTCCTGCAAAAGGAAGAGGGAGAAGAAGGGGTAAAAAAAGGTAAAAAAGAAATATTTGTGATTAATGAGGGTAAAGCTCATGTTGATGGCTATGAGATTGAACTTCATCACAGTATTCGTGTTTCTTTTGATGAAGATCCGGATATAAAATCAGTTGAATCAGAACCACATACTTTTCAGCCAAATAGCCAAAGAGTAATGGAACTGAAGGTGAATGATTTTCCAATAAGTGAAATTAAAAAAGTAGATATAACTGTTCAAAAAACCATTACCATTACTCATGGTTCATATTCAGGAGCTGTTGATCCAATACCTGACTCTGCAGTACTTGAAATTATTCAAATTAAACAAGGTAATGTTATTTATGAAAATAGTGTAGATTATAAACTAAACGCAGGAAACGTTGATTGGTCATTACCAGGTAAAGAACCAGCTCCTGGAAGTAGTTATCAAATAACTTACCGCTGTCGTACTCATGTAAGTCCTGAAGATATAAGTGAAGAGGGATGCAAAGTAAAGGGAGCAGTTGATAACAGCTTGGTTTTGATTGATTACACCTGGAAAATGCCACGCTTTGATTTAATTACTATCGATAGCAAAGGGGTGGTAAGAAGAATAAAAGGAATTTCCCACTCTTGGAGACCATCGATGCCTCAAGCACCTTCTGGACAACTTTTGCTCTGCTACATTCATCAGACATGGAAAAACGGAGAAAAAGAAGGGGTAAAAATAGTGAATAATGCTATTCATGCTGTACCGATGAATGAGCTTGAAGCAATGAAAAAAGGAATAAATGATCTTTATGCGCTGGTTGCACAGGAACGTCTACGCAGTGATGCAAATTCAAGAGAACCTACCACCAAAAAAGGAGTATTTGTTGACCCATTCTTTGATGATGATATGCGTGATCAAGGAATTTCGCAGTCTGCAGCAATAGTAAATAGAGAGCTAGTTCTGCCAATAGATGTAGAAGTTGCAGATATTGAAAAAGGTGGGGAAAGATATCTTTTGCCATATGAACTTGAACCGGTACTGGAGCAGCTTTTACAGACTAAAGGAGAAAAGATCAATCCATATCAAGCTTTTGATCCAGTCCCGGCACAAATTACTCTAAATAAAAACATTGATCACTGGACGGAGGTAAAAACAAATTGGAAAAGTCCAGTAACCAGAGTATTTAATGTTAAAGAAACGACAGAGCTGCTGTCAAGTACTTCATACGAAACTGAATTTATGAGAGAAGCAGTACAGAATTTTGAAATTGAAGGTTTTGAGCCAGATGAAAAGCTTAAGGAAATAAAATTTGATGGCATTTCTATTATACCTATGGCATAG
- a CDS encoding phage tail sheath subtilisin-like domain-containing protein yields the protein MTEQFLHGVNVIEVTSGAKVVRTAKSSVIGVIGTAPEADGQKFPLNSPVLIAGSLKEAAKLGRSGSLPSAVNGIFLQIGATVVVIRVKESENSDPKLKEEETLKNIIGRVDEETGEYQGIEAFLSSESIVHVAPRILIAPQFTHQLPEDGKNPVVAALISIAEKLRAIIVADGPNTNDEEAIKWRKSVGSSRVYVVDPWVKVFIEGKEEILPSSPFVAGLIAKIDSEQGFWHSPSNKEINGIVGTSRPIDFTLGNTNCRANHLNENEVTTIIHQNGYRLWGNRTCSNDSKWAFLSVRRTADLINDSLLRAHLWAVDRNITKTYIDDVIEGVNSYLANLKAQGAIISGKCYATSELNTPANIASGKVYFDFEFTPPYPAEQITFRSHLVNIS from the coding sequence ATGACAGAGCAATTTTTACATGGTGTAAATGTTATTGAGGTAACCTCAGGGGCCAAGGTAGTACGCACAGCTAAATCATCAGTGATAGGTGTAATTGGTACTGCACCTGAAGCTGATGGGCAAAAATTTCCACTCAATAGTCCAGTACTAATAGCAGGAAGCTTAAAAGAAGCAGCAAAGCTTGGAAGGAGTGGCAGTTTACCTTCTGCAGTAAATGGAATATTTCTCCAGATTGGTGCAACAGTAGTAGTTATTCGAGTTAAAGAAAGTGAAAACAGCGATCCAAAATTAAAAGAAGAAGAGACGCTGAAGAATATAATTGGTAGAGTTGACGAAGAAACTGGAGAATATCAGGGAATTGAGGCATTTCTCAGCAGTGAAAGCATAGTTCATGTTGCGCCAAGAATACTCATTGCGCCTCAATTTACTCACCAACTACCAGAAGATGGCAAAAATCCAGTGGTTGCAGCATTAATTTCTATAGCAGAAAAATTAAGAGCTATAATAGTAGCAGATGGTCCAAATACCAATGATGAAGAAGCAATCAAGTGGAGAAAAAGTGTAGGCAGCTCAAGAGTTTACGTAGTTGATCCTTGGGTTAAGGTATTTATTGAAGGAAAAGAAGAAATCTTGCCATCGAGTCCATTTGTAGCTGGGTTAATAGCTAAGATAGACAGCGAGCAAGGATTTTGGCATTCGCCTTCAAATAAAGAGATAAATGGTATTGTTGGAACAAGCAGGCCTATTGATTTTACGCTCGGTAATACAAATTGTAGAGCAAACCATTTAAATGAAAATGAAGTAACAACGATAATTCATCAAAATGGCTATAGGCTTTGGGGAAATAGAACATGTTCAAACGATTCGAAATGGGCTTTTCTATCAGTAAGGCGCACTGCAGATTTAATTAACGATAGTTTACTTCGAGCTCATCTCTGGGCAGTTGATCGCAATATCACAAAAACTTATATAGATGATGTGATTGAGGGGGTGAATTCTTATTTGGCCAATTTAAAAGCACAAGGAGCTATTATCAGCGGAAAATGTTACGCAACTTCAGAATTAAACACACCAGCAAACATCGCAAGCGGAAAAGTATATTTTGACTTTGAGTTTACACCACCATATCCGGCTGAGCAAATAACATTCAGATCACATCTTGTAAATATAAGTTAG
- a CDS encoding phage tail assembly protein, whose protein sequence is MKTITLNNPITVDGISVSELSMREPKVRDLLAIERIEGEALKEVALIANLASVPKEVVEDLCIKDYVEIQKVLKDFLSPLEQRT, encoded by the coding sequence ATGAAAACTATAACACTAAACAACCCAATAACAGTTGATGGAATTTCTGTTTCAGAGTTATCAATGCGTGAACCTAAAGTAAGAGATTTACTTGCTATAGAACGCATAGAAGGCGAAGCTTTGAAAGAAGTAGCTTTAATTGCTAATCTAGCGTCTGTGCCAAAAGAAGTAGTTGAAGATTTATGTATTAAAGATTATGTAGAAATACAGAAGGTGCTAAAAGATTTTTTGTCGCCGCTGGAACAGAGAACTTAA
- a CDS encoding phage tail tape measure protein — protein sequence MSMLSIKIGATLDGSFNNAMTGSAAKLSKLGDSIRQLDSSMKSVSKFKQLNHDALEAMKNWKEAEKKAKESATAIAKEKKEKKEPSEALRNEFEKLKASASKAKEAYIKKRDALHTLNEEIRKSGKDVKSLVRDQTKLGSSIEVLKGKYSKLGSVIQKQQNALARKAHYRSQVMETIGLGLSLAAPIKVAIDFESAMADVKKVVNFTQNTNETIEFAKKLKELSREIPLSAAELAQIAASGGQLGIQKNKLIGFTTTVAKMATAFDISAEQAGDSIAKLANIYGIAEEKMEGVGNVINHLSDNTAAKAKDMVEALAIVGGTAKQFGLDINQTSSLVNAFVSLGKQPAKAGTAINALLSKLQTAEGQGKEFKATLESMGITAEEMSQKIAQNGQEALLHFFKTLEKIDKQERSQILLNLFGQEYQDDIALIVGSLKKYEGAIALVADKEKYKHSMQEEFDNRASTTANNLQLLKNTIAELGMNLGSVMLPPLNWISKILRSISTGIAWFAEKCPILTTGVMSIISALIIGKIAVVGFGYAFALAGGGLLTFNAILHGTLLPVLTSLSARVIPAVIMGLKALTLTNPIGAAIAGLSVGAALVIANWQKVKDFFSSLWKSITKPIENWIGIGKLFNDNPIKALEKPVEAKIGSATSENRNVFSKGNPLLNNNTFSGISNSRTNIESVITEKGSVADNSEKVLKDCEKCEQKIFNQTFTFNISIKAEPNQDVRSLADAVIKRIREKSRDVLFDSVEPIY from the coding sequence ATGTCAATGCTTTCAATAAAAATAGGTGCAACGTTAGATGGTAGTTTTAACAATGCAATGACAGGTAGTGCAGCAAAGCTTTCTAAGTTAGGCGATAGTATAAGGCAACTTGATTCGTCAATGAAATCTGTTTCCAAATTTAAGCAATTAAATCATGATGCCCTTGAAGCCATGAAGAATTGGAAGGAAGCGGAGAAGAAAGCGAAAGAATCAGCTACAGCAATTGCTAAAGAGAAGAAGGAAAAAAAAGAGCCAAGCGAAGCACTGAGAAATGAATTCGAAAAATTGAAAGCATCGGCATCAAAGGCAAAAGAGGCTTATATTAAAAAGAGAGATGCACTTCACACATTAAATGAAGAAATCAGGAAAAGTGGAAAGGATGTTAAATCTTTAGTGAGAGATCAAACTAAACTTGGTTCATCTATTGAAGTACTAAAAGGAAAATACAGTAAATTAGGATCTGTAATACAAAAACAGCAAAATGCTTTAGCAAGAAAAGCGCATTATAGATCACAAGTAATGGAGACTATAGGACTAGGACTTTCACTTGCAGCACCAATTAAAGTTGCGATTGATTTTGAAAGTGCTATGGCTGATGTTAAGAAGGTAGTAAACTTTACTCAGAACACAAATGAAACTATTGAGTTTGCTAAGAAGCTAAAAGAATTATCTCGTGAAATACCGCTATCAGCTGCAGAGTTAGCACAAATAGCTGCAAGTGGTGGCCAACTTGGGATTCAAAAAAATAAGTTAATTGGATTTACAACAACAGTAGCTAAAATGGCTACAGCATTTGACATTTCTGCTGAACAAGCTGGTGATTCTATTGCCAAACTCGCTAACATTTATGGAATTGCAGAAGAAAAAATGGAAGGAGTTGGCAACGTTATAAATCACCTCTCAGATAACACTGCTGCCAAAGCAAAAGATATGGTTGAAGCTCTAGCAATAGTTGGTGGTACTGCAAAACAATTTGGTTTAGATATTAATCAGACAAGTAGTTTAGTAAATGCCTTCGTTAGTTTAGGTAAACAACCAGCAAAAGCAGGAACTGCCATAAACGCTTTACTTTCTAAGCTCCAAACTGCTGAGGGACAAGGAAAAGAATTTAAAGCAACATTGGAATCCATGGGCATAACCGCAGAAGAGATGTCACAAAAAATTGCTCAAAACGGTCAAGAAGCATTACTCCATTTTTTTAAAACTTTAGAGAAAATAGATAAACAAGAACGTTCACAAATCCTTCTCAATCTCTTTGGTCAAGAATATCAAGATGATATTGCATTGATAGTTGGAAGCCTAAAAAAATATGAAGGTGCCATAGCTCTTGTAGCTGACAAAGAAAAGTATAAACATTCCATGCAAGAAGAATTTGACAATCGCGCAAGTACTACAGCAAATAATTTGCAGCTACTCAAAAATACAATAGCAGAGCTAGGAATGAACTTAGGGTCAGTTATGCTGCCTCCTTTAAATTGGATAAGTAAGATTTTGAGGTCTATATCTACAGGTATAGCTTGGTTCGCAGAGAAGTGTCCAATTTTGACTACAGGAGTTATGAGCATAATTTCAGCTCTTATTATTGGCAAGATTGCAGTGGTAGGTTTTGGTTATGCATTTGCATTGGCTGGAGGTGGACTATTAACTTTTAATGCTATTTTGCATGGAACACTTTTGCCAGTATTAACTTCGTTATCAGCACGAGTAATTCCAGCAGTAATCATGGGACTGAAAGCTTTAACGCTAACCAATCCTATAGGAGCTGCTATTGCTGGACTATCAGTTGGTGCAGCGCTTGTAATTGCTAATTGGCAAAAGGTAAAGGACTTTTTTTCAAGTCTCTGGAAATCAATTACAAAACCTATAGAAAATTGGATTGGTATAGGAAAATTGTTTAATGATAATCCAATAAAAGCATTAGAGAAACCAGTAGAAGCAAAAATAGGCAGTGCAACTAGTGAAAATAGAAATGTTTTTAGTAAAGGAAATCCTTTATTAAATAATAATACTTTTAGTGGAATTTCGAATAGTAGAACGAATATTGAAAGTGTGATTACAGAAAAAGGTTCTGTAGCAGATAATTCAGAGAAAGTTTTAAAAGACTGTGAAAAGTGTGAACAAAAAATTTTCAATCAAACTTTTACATTTAATATAAGTATTAAAGCAGAACCTAACCAAGATGTACGTAGTCTTGCCGATGCAGTGATAAAAAGAATAAGAGAAAAATCGCGTGACGTTCTGTTTGATTCAGTAGAGCCGATTTACTAA
- a CDS encoding phage tail protein has protein sequence MLSLGRHKLSPTSVRYSKENRWSTIECIGKIPSSQNIGQGTENIDLEGVIYFHNLNDLNQLKSMKEAEKNQEPSILVDKLGNVLGRFVIIRLEEKQTSYFPCGLPKKVEFSLSLRRYV, from the coding sequence ATGCTATCACTTGGCCGGCATAAGCTTTCTCCAACAAGTGTAAGGTATAGTAAAGAAAATCGTTGGAGTACAATTGAGTGTATTGGTAAAATACCTTCATCACAAAATATTGGTCAAGGTACAGAAAATATAGACTTAGAAGGAGTAATTTATTTCCATAATCTAAATGATTTAAATCAATTAAAAAGTATGAAAGAAGCTGAGAAAAATCAGGAACCAAGTATCTTAGTAGATAAATTAGGAAATGTTTTGGGAAGATTTGTTATTATACGGTTAGAAGAAAAGCAAACGTCGTATTTTCCCTGTGGATTACCTAAAAAGGTTGAATTTAGTTTAAGTTTAAGGCGTTATGTATGA
- a CDS encoding tail protein X, translating into MTVHYITRENEMLDYICFKHYGYSSGAVEIVLEENPGLVDYGSFLPAGLKIRLPRIQEQLKKSKLKVWE; encoded by the coding sequence ATGACAGTACATTATATAACCAGAGAAAACGAAATGTTAGATTACATATGTTTTAAACACTATGGATATAGCTCTGGAGCAGTAGAAATAGTATTGGAGGAAAACCCTGGACTTGTAGATTATGGAAGTTTTTTGCCTGCAGGATTAAAGATCAGGTTACCTAGAATACAAGAGCAATTAAAAAAATCGAAGTTAAAAGTGTGGGAATAA
- a CDS encoding contractile injection system protein, VgrG/Pvc8 family: protein MKPEFSIEGIKDHVISVHLTDESGTIDDIAEVYVDYGNENVEVPNELNIALGYKETGIFPMGVYTVNEVTIQGPPKTLLIKAHATNLRISLKAKVSKEWRQITIENLVKEIAQKHGYGYKVAEEFKDVLIPHINQIDESDISLLTKIATEREAMAKLAGGYILFISKNMAKSATGKALGTTTIRPQDTINWKVHFTVRDKYNSVVAKWHSYEKGETIKETVGSGEPSYIMLEIYPNAKSALSAANAKLKQLKRNNETLDITMPGNPELFAEAKLNLIGFNQAVDGEWIVNRVEHTLNTSGYLTVLSASLSK, encoded by the coding sequence ATGAAACCTGAATTTAGCATTGAAGGAATAAAAGATCATGTAATATCGGTGCATCTTACTGATGAATCTGGTACTATAGATGATATCGCAGAGGTATATGTTGATTATGGCAATGAAAATGTAGAAGTTCCAAATGAATTGAACATAGCACTAGGTTATAAGGAAACGGGAATCTTTCCAATGGGTGTATATACAGTCAATGAAGTTACGATACAAGGCCCACCTAAGACCCTACTAATAAAAGCTCATGCAACAAATTTAAGAATATCTTTGAAGGCAAAAGTATCAAAAGAATGGCGCCAAATTACCATAGAAAACTTAGTAAAAGAAATAGCCCAAAAACATGGATATGGATATAAAGTTGCTGAGGAATTTAAGGATGTACTGATACCCCACATCAACCAAATAGACGAAAGTGATATCAGCTTGTTAACTAAAATAGCAACAGAGCGTGAAGCAATGGCAAAATTAGCTGGTGGATATATATTATTTATTTCAAAAAACATGGCAAAATCAGCTACAGGAAAAGCTTTAGGAACAACGACTATTAGACCTCAAGACACAATTAATTGGAAAGTGCATTTTACCGTACGTGATAAATACAATTCAGTAGTAGCAAAATGGCACAGCTATGAAAAGGGTGAAACTATTAAAGAAACAGTTGGTAGCGGCGAGCCAAGTTATATTATGCTAGAAATCTATCCAAATGCAAAGTCAGCACTAAGTGCAGCAAATGCCAAGTTAAAACAATTGAAGCGTAACAATGAAACTTTAGATATAACCATGCCTGGTAATCCAGAGTTATTTGCAGAAGCAAAGCTTAATCTTATAGGTTTTAATCAAGCGGTAGATGGTGAATGGATAGTTAATAGAGTGGAGCATACTTTAAATACCTCAGGTTACCTTACTGTGTTGTCAGCATCTTTGAGTAAGTAA
- a CDS encoding ankyrin repeat domain-containing protein: MNKLKYNEKDKLHFVWFILLIVCVVITYCYQKSKATDNYKRVLQIASENCNLEIVKFSVKNLLSINTQVPRLTALHCAAEGKCLELVKFLVNEGVDINDTGRHKGWTVLHSAALGGNLEIVKFS, from the coding sequence ATGAATAAACTGAAGTATAATGAAAAAGATAAATTACATTTTGTGTGGTTTATACTGTTAATAGTATGCGTTGTTATTACTTATTGCTACCAAAAATCCAAAGCTACAGATAATTACAAAAGAGTGTTACAGATCGCGTCTGAAAATTGCAATCTAGAAATTGTGAAGTTTTCAGTGAAAAATCTATTGAGCATTAATACACAAGTTCCTAGATTAACAGCGCTACATTGTGCAGCAGAGGGAAAATGTTTAGAGTTAGTGAAATTTCTAGTGAATGAAGGAGTTGATATAAATGATACAGGTAGACATAAAGGATGGACAGTATTACATTCTGCTGCATTAGGAGGAAATTTAGAAATAGTCAAATTCTCCTAA
- a CDS encoding IS110 family transposase — protein MKKAKSKLEIVNPDAAGIDVGSSVHYVCVPEGRDEQRIQKFGCFTEDLHNLARWLKKCKVTTVAMESTGVYWIPLFQVLESYGFEVKLVNARHVKNVPGRKSDVQDCQWLQQLHSYGLLHGSFRPDDQICVLRSYVRQRKSLTESASTHVLRMQKALIQMNIQLHKVIRDITGVTGMKIIKAIIEGERDPEKLVEFRDARIKNDQSTIAKALAGDYREEHLFTLKQEFELYNIYQEKIAECDRNIEAYYKTFETKPGESKQLSKEKNKHRKSKPNFALHEELHRITGMDFTKVPGLDVLSVQTIISETGINHSKWSTEKHFSSWLGLSPANKITGEKVFSTRTRKVINRAANAFRMAANSVGNSKSALGAYYRKLKKRLGAPKAITATARKIACIFYSMLKYGQEYVEKGMEYYEIRYKDRTVKNLIKRAKELGYLLVKKDELVQGVS, from the coding sequence ATGAAAAAAGCAAAAAGTAAATTAGAAATAGTGAATCCTGATGCAGCAGGGATTGATGTTGGTTCATCTGTACATTATGTATGTGTACCTGAAGGAAGAGATGAACAACGTATCCAAAAATTTGGCTGCTTCACTGAAGACCTTCATAATTTAGCACGGTGGTTGAAAAAATGTAAAGTTACAACTGTAGCTATGGAATCAACAGGAGTATACTGGATTCCTTTATTTCAAGTACTCGAATCATATGGGTTTGAAGTAAAACTGGTAAATGCGCGACATGTAAAAAATGTACCTGGAAGAAAGTCAGATGTTCAGGACTGTCAGTGGTTACAACAACTACACAGTTATGGACTACTTCATGGATCATTCAGACCCGATGATCAAATTTGTGTATTGCGTAGTTATGTGCGGCAACGTAAAAGTCTTACTGAAAGTGCATCTACACATGTTCTGCGTATGCAGAAGGCATTAATTCAAATGAATATACAGCTGCATAAAGTTATAAGAGATATTACTGGAGTAACTGGTATGAAAATTATCAAGGCTATAATCGAAGGCGAAAGGGATCCTGAGAAATTGGTTGAATTCAGGGATGCACGAATAAAAAATGATCAGTCTACTATTGCAAAAGCGTTAGCTGGTGACTATAGAGAGGAACACTTATTCACGCTAAAGCAAGAATTTGAACTATATAATATCTATCAAGAAAAAATAGCAGAATGTGATAGAAATATTGAGGCCTATTACAAAACGTTCGAAACAAAACCTGGCGAAAGTAAACAGTTGAGTAAGGAAAAGAATAAGCATAGAAAAAGTAAGCCAAACTTTGCTTTGCACGAGGAACTGCACCGGATAACTGGTATGGATTTTACTAAAGTTCCAGGGCTTGATGTACTAAGTGTACAGACCATAATTTCAGAAACTGGTATAAACCATAGTAAATGGTCAACAGAAAAACACTTCTCATCGTGGTTAGGACTCAGCCCTGCCAATAAAATTACAGGAGAAAAAGTGTTTAGCACAAGAACGCGTAAAGTCATTAATCGTGCTGCGAATGCATTTCGAATGGCTGCTAATTCTGTGGGAAATAGTAAAAGTGCATTAGGTGCATACTACAGGAAATTAAAAAAACGATTAGGAGCGCCAAAAGCAATAACAGCTACTGCAAGAAAGATAGCGTGCATATTTTATAGTATGCTCAAATACGGACAGGAATATGTAGAAAAAGGAATGGAATACTATGAAATACGCTATAAAGATAGAACTGTAAAAAATTTGATCAAAAGAGCAAAGGAACTTGGCTATCTCTTGGTAAAAAAAGATGAGTTAGTTCAAGGAGTTTCTTAG
- a CDS encoding helix-turn-helix domain-containing protein, with amino-acid sequence MIEYMFASVGKTAFRGFIYDNSEHIGSVSYELGKKIEGCRIVQGYTQAKLASKIGLTHKEIHNFELGCKAITIKESYIIAGALSVSVVDLLPGPTVLKENSWYEDEDKEIVYLTKIHREIKDQELRKKLYPLVSVKQTKSVKPGRNSQFKF; translated from the coding sequence GTGATAGAATATATGTTTGCTTCTGTAGGAAAAACAGCTTTTAGAGGATTTATCTATGATAATTCAGAGCATATTGGCTCAGTAAGCTACGAGCTAGGGAAAAAAATAGAAGGTTGTAGGATAGTACAAGGGTATACTCAGGCAAAACTAGCAAGCAAAATTGGTTTAACACATAAGGAAATACATAACTTTGAACTAGGGTGCAAGGCTATTACAATCAAAGAATCGTATATAATAGCAGGAGCATTGTCAGTTAGTGTTGTAGATCTACTTCCAGGACCAACAGTACTAAAAGAAAACAGTTGGTATGAAGATGAGGATAAAGAAATAGTCTATCTAACAAAAATACATAGAGAAATTAAGGATCAGGAATTACGTAAGAAGCTGTATCCATTAGTAAGCGTCAAACAGACGAAATCTGTCAAACCAGGAAGAAACTCCCAATTTAAGTTTTGA
- a CDS encoding helix-turn-helix domain-containing protein, giving the protein MKKENNYSNFLYYKVVGQKVRSCRIAKGYTQKDLAKKIGTTYQVILQYEKGTRRISIKKLYELAEALSTTARDLACGQEVSNEERYEEEEILNLVRRHKEIKDQELRETFYLLTKFIRISEEESGKAVKIEVAKGLVKEGVSAHVIYQTTSLSIDEYDNDEKKISIPYKVGQRIKEWRLRRGYTQEDLASKVGIINQRIYEYEQGRAAVSLEMLDEIAKVLLINITDLLPETRENENSEVELSRLIEEYKKIKSQELRNVLIKSLFESIQICKKKVKKVEKMKIAKNLVKEGISINIILKTVGISLDEIQQI; this is encoded by the coding sequence GTGAAAAAAGAGAATAATTACTCTAATTTTTTATATTATAAAGTAGTAGGACAGAAAGTAAGAAGTTGTAGGATAGCAAAGGGGTATACTCAAAAAGATTTAGCAAAAAAAATCGGAACAACATATCAGGTAATACTGCAATATGAAAAAGGAACACGCAGAATTTCAATTAAGAAATTATATGAATTAGCAGAAGCATTATCAACAACTGCTAGAGATCTAGCTTGCGGACAAGAAGTATCAAATGAGGAAAGGTATGAGGAAGAAGAGATATTAAATCTAGTAAGAAGACATAAAGAGATTAAGGATCAAGAATTACGTGAGACGTTTTATTTATTAACTAAATTCATCCGTATTAGTGAGGAAGAAAGTGGAAAGGCAGTAAAAATAGAGGTGGCAAAGGGTTTAGTTAAGGAAGGAGTTTCTGCTCATGTTATCTATCAAACGACCAGTTTATCTATTGATGAATATGATAATGATGAGAAAAAAATTTCCATTCCGTATAAAGTAGGTCAAAGAATAAAAGAATGGAGGTTGAGAAGAGGATACACTCAAGAAGATTTAGCAAGTAAAGTGGGTATAATAAATCAAAGAATATATGAATATGAACAAGGACGAGCTGCTGTTTCACTTGAAATGTTAGATGAAATAGCAAAGGTACTATTAATTAATATTACAGATCTGCTTCCAGAAACAAGAGAAAATGAGAATAGTGAAGTGGAACTATCAAGGTTAATAGAAGAATACAAAAAGATTAAAAGCCAAGAACTACGTAATGTACTAATAAAATCTCTGTTTGAAAGCATACAAATTTGCAAAAAGAAAGTGAAGAAAGTAGAAAAGATGAAAATTGCAAAGAATTTAGTTAAGGAAGGAATTTCTATCAATATTATTTTAAAAACAGTAGGCATCTCTTTAGACGAAATTCAACAAATTTAA